One Polaribacter sp. KT25b DNA segment encodes these proteins:
- the rhaD gene encoding rhamnulose-1-phosphate aldolase, with translation MKTLSLPSEVEIELKKVSTVAGYLWQREWAERNAGNISMNLTSFFTKEEVQGIGTEVPFDFPKESAGFVLYITGTGCYLRDLVDMLEEVSCILYINETATAYSIIWGGKRPNFGPTCELISHASIHLFNSIHHPENLAVVHTHPLELICMSHHELFDDEEELNRQIWMMCPEVKVFVPKGIHCTPYALSSTAALAEVTMEAFKTRNVSLWEKHGATATAPDVMKAWDFLDVANKGAKLLMMCWAAGFKPAGLSNEQLTELEQFT, from the coding sequence ATGAAAACATTAAGCCTTCCATCAGAAGTAGAGATAGAATTAAAAAAAGTATCAACCGTTGCCGGATATTTATGGCAACGTGAATGGGCAGAAAGAAATGCAGGAAACATATCAATGAATTTAACTTCATTCTTTACAAAAGAAGAAGTACAAGGCATTGGTACAGAAGTCCCTTTCGATTTCCCTAAAGAATCAGCTGGTTTTGTACTTTATATAACTGGTACAGGTTGTTATTTAAGAGATTTAGTAGACATGCTAGAAGAGGTGTCTTGTATTCTTTACATTAACGAAACAGCAACAGCTTATTCTATTATTTGGGGTGGAAAAAGACCTAATTTTGGACCAACTTGTGAGTTAATTTCTCATGCTAGTATCCATTTATTCAATTCTATTCATCACCCAGAAAACTTAGCAGTAGTGCATACGCACCCTCTAGAGCTAATTTGTATGAGTCATCATGAATTATTTGATGATGAAGAAGAATTAAACAGACAAATTTGGATGATGTGCCCAGAGGTAAAAGTATTTGTACCTAAAGGAATTCACTGTACTCCTTATGCACTTTCTAGTACTGCAGCTTTGGCAGAAGTAACTATGGAAGCTTTTAAAACAAGAAATGTTTCTCTTTGGGAAAAACACGGAGCAACAGCTACAGCACCAGATGTAATGAAAGCTTGGGACTTTTTAGATGTAGCTAACAAAGGAGCCAAATTATTAATGATGTGTTGGGCAGCAGGTTTTAAACCAGCAGGTTTATCTAACGAGCAATTAACAGAATTAGAACAATTTACATAG
- a CDS encoding 2-oxoglutarate dehydrogenase E1 component, which yields MDKFSFLNAAHTGFIADLYDQYLINPDSVEPSWRSFFQGYDLANENYFLKDENDSVEIPLEVRKEFLVVDLINGYRTRGHLFTKTNPVRDRRKYHPTLDIENFGLSNEDLNKEFSAGELLGLGKTTLSKIIENLKRIYCDSIGVEYMYMRNPEKLKWWHERFNKNDNHPNYSNEAKKYILGKLNQAVTFESFLQTKYVGQKRFSLEGGETLIPGMSVILRDAAEIYGVKECVIGMAHRGRLNTLVNIFKKPVRDLFSEFEGKDFEDEDIDGDVKYHLGLTLSKTYRDGNEIKMNLVPNPSHLETVAAVAEGITRAKIDRKYNGDESKILPIIIHGDAAIAGQGIAYEVTQMAKLNGYKTGGTIHIVVNNQIGFTTNYLDARSSTYCTDVAKVTLSPVLHVNADDTEAVCHAMEMALEFRMKFKQDIFIDLLGYRKYGHNEGDEPRFTQPTLYKAISKHKNPKDIYAAQLLAEGSIDNSYLNEITTEFKQMLEREFDEAKKVEKSIVREFMQSTWEGFEREDLEAMLLTDDTKYDETKLKEIAKVVSTVPEGAKFVRKAERILAGRAKMAFESNTLDWGMAETLAYGSLMEEGYNVRISGQDVERGTFSHRHAILRDEVTEERINLLNTNPNNKGEMTIYNSLLSEYGVLGFDYGYAMANPNTLTIWEAQFGDFSNGAQIMFDQYISAAEDKWKLQNGIVVLLPHGYEGQGSEHSSARIERYLQLCAIDNMTVANCTTPSNFYHLLRRHMKRNYRKPLIVFTPKSLLRHPKAINTVQELATGEFQEVIDDTLNPKNVTKLVFCMGKFYYDLLEERELLEREDIALVRIEQLFPLHLEKIQKVIDRYPNVKEYIWAQEEPRNMGAWSYMLERFELVKLSVRSRKYYAVPAAGSSTRFKKRHRAVIDSVFSNE from the coding sequence ATGGACAAATTCTCGTTCTTAAACGCAGCACATACAGGCTTTATAGCCGATTTATACGATCAGTATTTAATAAATCCAGATTCGGTTGAACCAAGTTGGAGGAGTTTTTTTCAAGGTTATGATTTAGCCAATGAAAATTATTTTTTAAAAGACGAAAACGATTCCGTAGAAATACCTTTAGAGGTTCGTAAAGAATTTTTAGTAGTAGATCTAATTAACGGATATAGAACTCGTGGACATCTTTTTACTAAAACAAACCCAGTAAGAGACAGAAGAAAATATCATCCAACATTAGATATAGAAAATTTTGGATTATCTAACGAAGATTTAAATAAAGAATTTTCTGCTGGAGAATTATTAGGTTTAGGTAAAACAACTCTTTCTAAAATCATAGAGAATCTAAAACGTATTTATTGCGACTCTATTGGTGTTGAGTATATGTACATGCGTAATCCAGAAAAATTAAAGTGGTGGCATGAAAGATTCAATAAAAATGATAATCACCCTAATTATTCTAATGAAGCTAAAAAGTATATCTTAGGTAAATTAAATCAAGCTGTTACTTTTGAAAGTTTTTTACAAACAAAATATGTGGGTCAAAAACGTTTTTCTTTAGAAGGAGGAGAAACTTTAATTCCAGGTATGAGTGTTATCTTAAGAGACGCTGCAGAAATATACGGAGTTAAAGAATGTGTTATTGGAATGGCACATAGAGGTCGTTTAAACACTTTAGTTAATATCTTTAAAAAACCAGTTAGAGATTTATTTAGCGAGTTTGAAGGTAAAGATTTCGAAGATGAAGATATTGATGGTGATGTAAAATACCATTTAGGTTTAACGTTAAGTAAAACTTATAGAGACGGAAATGAAATTAAGATGAACTTAGTTCCTAACCCATCTCACTTAGAAACTGTAGCTGCGGTTGCAGAAGGTATTACAAGAGCAAAAATTGATAGAAAATATAATGGTGATGAAAGTAAAATATTGCCAATTATAATCCATGGTGATGCTGCAATAGCAGGACAAGGTATTGCTTATGAGGTAACTCAAATGGCAAAATTAAATGGTTATAAAACAGGAGGAACAATTCATATTGTTGTTAATAATCAAATTGGTTTTACAACCAATTATTTAGACGCACGTTCTAGTACGTATTGTACAGATGTTGCAAAAGTAACATTATCTCCAGTATTACATGTTAATGCAGATGATACTGAAGCTGTTTGTCATGCAATGGAAATGGCGTTAGAATTTAGAATGAAGTTTAAGCAAGATATTTTTATCGATTTATTAGGTTACCGTAAATACGGACATAATGAAGGAGATGAACCTCGTTTTACACAACCAACATTATACAAAGCAATTTCTAAACATAAAAATCCAAAAGATATTTATGCTGCACAATTACTTGCAGAAGGATCTATAGATAATTCTTATTTAAATGAAATTACTACTGAGTTTAAACAAATGCTTGAAAGAGAATTTGATGAAGCTAAAAAAGTAGAAAAATCTATTGTTAGAGAGTTTATGCAATCTACTTGGGAAGGTTTTGAGCGTGAAGACTTAGAAGCAATGTTACTTACGGATGATACTAAGTATGATGAAACAAAATTAAAAGAAATTGCAAAAGTAGTTTCTACTGTACCAGAAGGAGCAAAGTTTGTTAGAAAAGCAGAACGTATTTTAGCTGGAAGAGCAAAAATGGCTTTTGAATCAAATACCTTAGATTGGGGGATGGCAGAAACACTTGCCTATGGAAGCTTAATGGAAGAAGGTTATAATGTAAGAATTTCTGGACAAGATGTAGAAAGAGGAACTTTCTCTCACAGACACGCTATTTTGCGTGACGAAGTTACAGAAGAACGTATAAACTTACTAAACACAAATCCAAATAATAAAGGGGAAATGACGATTTACAACTCGTTATTATCTGAATATGGTGTGTTAGGTTTTGATTATGGTTACGCCATGGCAAATCCAAATACCTTAACTATTTGGGAAGCTCAATTTGGAGATTTCTCTAATGGTGCACAAATTATGTTTGACCAATATATTTCTGCAGCAGAAGATAAATGGAAATTACAAAACGGAATTGTTGTCTTGTTACCTCACGGATATGAAGGGCAAGGTTCTGAGCATTCATCTGCAAGAATAGAACGTTATTTACAATTATGTGCTATAGATAATATGACGGTGGCAAACTGTACAACACCATCAAACTTCTATCATTTATTACGTAGACATATGAAACGTAATTATAGAAAACCTTTAATTGTATTTACTCCTAAGAGTTTATTACGTCATCCAAAAGCAATAAATACTGTTCAAGAATTAGCAACCGGAGAATTCCAAGAAGTAATAGATGATACATTAAACCCAAAGAATGTTACTAAATTAGTTTTCTGTATGGGTAAATTCTATTATGATTTATTAGAAGAAAGAGAGCTTTTAGAAAGAGAAGATATAGCTTTGGTTAGAATTGAACAATTATTTCCTCTGCATTTAGAAAAAATTCAGAAAGTAATAGACAGATATCCTAACGTAAAAGAATATATATGGGCGCAAGAAGAACCTAGAAATATGGGAGCTTGGAGTTATATGTTAGAACGTTTTGAACTTGTAAAATTAAGTGTTCGTTCTCGTAAATATTATGCAGTTCCGGCAGCAGGTTCTAGTACACGATTTAAAAAACGTCATAGAGCTGTTATTGATAGTGTTTTTAGTAATGAGTAA
- a CDS encoding ribose-phosphate pyrophosphokinase → MPTNQLAPKLFACRQSTVLAENIAKEYNTTLGKVDTTYFSDGEFQPAFEESVRGRRVFIIGSTFPNADNLMEMLLMLDAAKRASARHITAVMPYFGWARQDRKDKPRVAIGAKLVANLLQSAGATRIMTMDLHADQIQGFFEKPVDHLYASTIFLPYIESLNLENLTIASPDMGGSKRAYAYSKHLLSDVVICYKQRIKANVIGHMELIGDVQGKNVILVDDMIDTGGTLAHAANLMMERGALSVRAICTHPILSGGAYEKIQNSGLTELIVSDSIPLKKETSKIKVVSCAPLFADVMHKVQDNTSISGQFLM, encoded by the coding sequence ATGCCTACAAATCAGTTAGCCCCAAAACTTTTTGCCTGCAGGCAAAGCACAGTTTTGGCAGAGAATATTGCAAAAGAATACAATACTACCTTAGGTAAAGTAGATACAACTTACTTTAGTGATGGAGAATTTCAGCCAGCTTTCGAAGAATCTGTAAGAGGAAGAAGAGTTTTTATTATCGGTTCTACATTTCCAAATGCAGATAATTTAATGGAAATGTTATTAATGTTAGATGCAGCAAAAAGAGCATCAGCAAGACATATTACTGCAGTTATGCCTTATTTTGGTTGGGCAAGACAAGACAGAAAAGACAAGCCAAGAGTTGCTATTGGTGCTAAATTAGTTGCAAACTTATTACAATCGGCAGGCGCAACAAGAATTATGACGATGGATTTACATGCTGATCAAATTCAGGGTTTCTTTGAAAAACCTGTAGATCATTTATATGCTTCCACTATATTTTTACCTTATATAGAGAGTTTAAATTTAGAAAATTTAACAATTGCTTCTCCAGATATGGGTGGTTCTAAAAGAGCTTATGCATATTCTAAGCACCTATTATCTGATGTTGTAATTTGTTATAAACAAAGAATAAAAGCCAATGTAATAGGTCATATGGAGTTGATTGGAGATGTACAAGGAAAAAATGTAATCTTGGTTGATGATATGATAGATACTGGAGGTACTTTAGCACATGCGGCTAATTTAATGATGGAAAGAGGAGCTTTAAGTGTACGTGCAATTTGTACACATCCTATTCTTTCTGGAGGAGCTTATGAAAAAATTCAAAATTCAGGATTAACAGAATTAATAGTTTCTGATAGTATTCCATTAAAAAAGGAGACATCAAAAATAAAAGTAGTATCTTGCGCCCCATTATTTGCAGATGTAATGCACAAAGTGCAAGACAATACTTCAATTAGTGGACAATTTTTAATGTAA
- a CDS encoding AraC family transcriptional regulator, with protein MTFSKNIALGDPSSNYQNFIDLKLKLLCCRYWLLNLWDCHDMIFPFWRIYWNRNEGGELIHLEDIYKMTPNTLYIIPPFTSFSSRFSKKHIYNDGIHVSGRHLTSDYDENDYLESSLIHFFIHFNLGVPFDNVYPGIIEIQVTDYLRDRLEYLTERLKIENKDFKLTFNLKLQAFIKEVLTNIGPELWKAINIDDRVLKVIRFIEANISKKLTNTEIAAIVNMAPNSFARLFKEEMHITLHNFIQNRKIARSCELFEHTNKTIEDVAFYLGFSDRYHFSRVFKLVTGLTPGVYKSGKYT; from the coding sequence TTGACGTTTTCAAAAAACATAGCATTAGGAGACCCTTCTTCCAATTATCAAAATTTTATAGATTTAAAATTAAAATTGTTATGTTGTAGGTATTGGTTGTTAAATTTGTGGGATTGTCATGATATGATTTTTCCGTTTTGGAGAATTTATTGGAATAGAAACGAAGGCGGAGAATTAATTCATTTAGAGGATATATATAAAATGACGCCAAATACTTTATATATAATTCCACCCTTTACTTCTTTTTCTTCTCGTTTTTCTAAAAAACATATTTACAATGATGGCATTCATGTTTCAGGTAGGCATTTAACAAGCGATTATGATGAAAATGATTATTTAGAATCTTCTTTAATCCATTTTTTTATTCACTTTAATTTAGGAGTTCCTTTTGATAATGTATATCCAGGTATTATTGAAATACAAGTTACCGATTATTTAAGAGATCGATTAGAATATTTAACAGAAAGATTAAAGATTGAAAACAAAGATTTTAAATTGACTTTTAATTTAAAACTACAAGCATTTATTAAAGAAGTACTAACTAATATTGGTCCAGAACTTTGGAAAGCAATTAACATTGATGATCGCGTTTTAAAAGTAATTCGTTTTATTGAAGCCAATATCAGTAAGAAATTAACCAATACAGAAATTGCAGCTATTGTAAATATGGCACCTAATTCTTTTGCGCGCTTATTTAAGGAAGAAATGCATATTACGTTGCACAACTTTATTCAGAATAGAAAAATTGCAAGATCTTGTGAATTATTTGAGCATACCAATAAAACCATAGAAGATGTTGCTTTTTATTTAGGTTTTTCAGACCGATATCATTTTTCTAGAGTTTTTAAACTCGTTACGGGATTAACACCGGGTGTTTATAAATCTGGAAAATATACATAA
- the odhB gene encoding 2-oxoglutarate dehydrogenase complex dihydrolipoyllysine-residue succinyltransferase, whose translation MILEMKVPSPGESITEVEIATWLVEDGDYVEKDQPIAEVDSDKATLELPAEESGIITLKAEEGDAVAVGAVVCLIDTSAEKPEGDAPAKTEAPKEEKKVEVKEAPKAATYATGTASPAAKKVLAEKGITASAIKGTGKDGRITKDDAVKAVPSMGTQPAYGSRGTERKKMSMLRRKVAERLVAVKSETAMLTTFNEVNMQPIFDLRTEYKEAFKARHGVGLGFMSFFTLAVVRALKMYPDVNSMIDGDYQIKNDFQDISIAVSGPKGLMVPVIRNAENLSFRGVESEVKRLAIRARDGQITIDEMTGGTFTITNGGVFGSMLSTPILNPPQSGILGMHNIVNRPMAVNGGIVIQPIMYVALSYDHRIVDGRESVGFLVAVKEALENPVELLMDGNPAKALEM comes from the coding sequence ATGATTTTAGAAATGAAAGTTCCTTCTCCAGGGGAATCAATTACAGAAGTAGAAATTGCAACTTGGTTAGTTGAGGATGGAGATTATGTTGAAAAAGATCAACCAATTGCAGAGGTAGATTCTGACAAAGCAACCTTAGAATTACCTGCAGAAGAAAGTGGAATTATCACTTTAAAAGCAGAAGAAGGTGATGCTGTTGCTGTTGGTGCTGTTGTTTGTTTAATAGACACAAGTGCAGAAAAGCCAGAGGGTGATGCGCCTGCTAAAACAGAAGCACCAAAAGAAGAAAAGAAAGTTGAAGTAAAAGAAGCGCCAAAAGCAGCAACGTATGCAACAGGAACAGCTTCTCCTGCTGCTAAAAAAGTTTTAGCAGAAAAAGGAATTACAGCTTCAGCTATAAAAGGAACAGGAAAAGATGGAAGAATTACCAAAGATGATGCTGTAAAAGCAGTGCCTTCTATGGGTACGCAACCGGCTTATGGTTCTAGAGGAACAGAGCGTAAGAAAATGTCTATGTTGCGTAGAAAAGTTGCAGAACGTTTGGTAGCTGTTAAAAGTGAAACGGCTATGTTAACTACTTTTAACGAAGTAAACATGCAACCAATTTTTGATTTACGTACAGAATATAAAGAAGCTTTTAAAGCAAGACATGGTGTTGGTTTAGGTTTTATGTCTTTCTTTACTTTAGCGGTAGTAAGAGCTTTAAAAATGTATCCAGATGTAAACTCTATGATTGATGGAGATTACCAAATTAAGAACGATTTTCAAGATATTTCTATTGCAGTTTCTGGACCAAAAGGATTAATGGTTCCAGTAATTAGAAATGCAGAAAACTTATCTTTTAGAGGGGTAGAATCAGAAGTAAAACGTTTGGCAATTAGAGCTAGAGATGGTCAAATTACTATTGATGAAATGACTGGTGGAACGTTTACAATCACCAATGGTGGTGTATTTGGTTCTATGTTATCAACACCAATTTTAAATCCTCCTCAAAGTGGAATTTTAGGAATGCATAATATTGTAAACAGACCAATGGCAGTAAATGGGGGAATTGTAATTCAGCCAATTATGTATGTTGCACTTTCTTACGATCATAGAATTGTAGATGGTAGAGAATCTGTAGGTTTCTTAGTGGCTGTTAAAGAAGCTTTAGAAAACCCAGTAGAATTATTGATGGATGGTAATCCAGCAAAAGCATTAGAAATGTAG
- a CDS encoding FGGY family carbohydrate kinase gives MKNVIAVIDIGKTNKKIFLFDENFDVCFQNATKFKEILDDDGFPCDDLESIKNWILEQIKQVQNNSDFLLKAINFSTHGASLVYLDKQGNRIAPLYNYLKPLDIKNYTDFYQSNGGVEEFSRITASPAYGMLNTGLQMQWMQKDKPEVWKNVASILHYPQYLSYLFTKKITADFTSVGAHTATWNFDKMEYHPWLKAANITLPGPVNGEKAISTEINGQQVAVGSGLHDSSSSIIPILEKEKGNDFVLLSTGTWIIAMNPFSSETLTQHQLTNNCLCFMTPKKQQVKSSMQFLGRIHEVYLKPLSEHFNVDINKHLHLGLNEKLCKGLIAENAQIFLADGIDTNFEANENLFKYFGSYETAYYQLIFEISKKVIAGINLITDKDKSIKNIHISGGFNKNEIFIKYLTLLKKGIVVKISECKNESALGAALMMKNYL, from the coding sequence ATGAAAAACGTAATCGCAGTTATAGATATTGGAAAAACGAATAAAAAAATATTTTTGTTTGATGAAAATTTTGACGTTTGTTTTCAGAACGCTACTAAATTCAAAGAAATATTAGATGACGATGGTTTTCCTTGTGATGACCTAGAATCTATAAAGAATTGGATTTTAGAACAAATAAAACAAGTACAAAATAATTCTGATTTTCTTTTAAAAGCGATTAATTTTTCTACTCACGGAGCCTCTCTTGTTTATTTAGACAAACAAGGAAACAGAATTGCTCCTTTATACAATTATTTAAAACCTTTAGACATTAAAAATTATACAGATTTTTATCAATCTAATGGTGGTGTAGAAGAGTTTTCTAGAATAACAGCTTCACCTGCTTACGGTATGTTAAACACCGGTTTACAAATGCAATGGATGCAAAAAGACAAACCAGAAGTATGGAAAAATGTAGCATCTATTTTACACTATCCTCAGTACTTAAGCTATTTATTTACAAAAAAAATTACAGCAGATTTTACGTCTGTTGGCGCACATACAGCTACTTGGAATTTTGATAAAATGGAATATCATCCTTGGTTAAAGGCTGCAAATATTACCTTACCCGGACCAGTAAACGGAGAAAAAGCAATTAGTACAGAAATTAACGGACAGCAAGTAGCTGTTGGTTCTGGCTTGCACGACAGTTCTTCTTCTATAATTCCTATTTTAGAAAAAGAAAAAGGCAATGATTTTGTATTGCTTTCTACAGGAACTTGGATTATTGCTATGAATCCTTTTAGTAGTGAAACCTTAACACAACATCAATTAACCAATAATTGTTTGTGTTTTATGACTCCTAAAAAACAACAAGTAAAATCTTCTATGCAGTTTTTAGGACGTATACATGAAGTGTATTTAAAGCCGTTAAGTGAACATTTTAATGTTGATATTAACAAGCATTTACATCTTGGCTTAAACGAGAAATTATGTAAGGGTTTAATAGCAGAAAATGCACAGATTTTTTTAGCTGATGGTATTGATACTAATTTTGAAGCGAATGAAAATCTATTTAAGTATTTTGGTTCTTATGAAACTGCTTATTATCAATTAATATTTGAAATTTCTAAAAAAGTAATTGCCGGTATCAATTTAATAACCGACAAAGATAAATCAATAAAAAATATCCATATTTCTGGTGGATTTAATAAAAATGAAATCTTTATTAAATATTTAACACTGTTAAAAAAAGGCATCGTTGTTAAAATATCAGAATGTAAAAACGAAAGCGCTTTAGGAGCAGCGTTAATGATGAAAAATTATTTGTAG
- a CDS encoding L-fucose isomerase has translation MSSRLIGRLPKIGIRPVIDGRELGVRESLEVQTMDMAKAAAKLIEETLRFPSGEKVECVIADTTIGGVADAAACADKFKREGVEVSLTVTPCWCYGTEVMDTDPLLPKAVWGFNGTERPGAVYLAAALAGYSQKGLPAFGIYGKEVQDGGDQTIPQDVSEKIIRFAKGALAVAQMKGKSYLSIGYSSMGIAGSMVDVNFLQDYLGVRAEFVESVELLRRMDEGIYDKEEYAKALAWTKENCKEGEDRNNPEAQKTRVQKDAEWEKVVKMTLICKDLMNGNPKLKEMGFGEESKGRNAIMGGFQGQRQWTDYQPNADFTESILNSSFDWNGIRQAYTFATENDCLNAISMLFGHLLTNKAQLFSDVRTYWSPESVERVTGKKLTGLAENGIIHLINSGSTTLDATAQQQDADGNATMKAFWDITKDDVQRCLDNTKWPPATVEYFRGGGFSSNFLTKAEMPLTMCRLNLIKGIGPVLQIVEGWSVELPEDVHTILNERTDPTWPTTWFVPRTTGTGFFKDVYTVMAKWGANHGAISHGHIGADLISLAAMLRIPVNMHNVSEDDVFRPSAWSAFGENLEGADYRACDNYGPLYGFKE, from the coding sequence ATGAGTAGTAGACTTATTGGTAGATTACCAAAAATAGGAATTCGCCCTGTTATAGACGGACGTGAATTAGGAGTAAGAGAATCTTTAGAGGTTCAAACGATGGATATGGCGAAAGCCGCAGCAAAATTAATTGAAGAAACATTACGTTTCCCTAGTGGAGAAAAAGTAGAATGTGTTATTGCAGATACTACTATTGGAGGTGTTGCAGATGCTGCTGCTTGTGCAGATAAATTTAAAAGAGAAGGTGTAGAAGTTTCTTTAACAGTAACGCCATGTTGGTGTTATGGTACAGAAGTAATGGATACAGACCCATTATTGCCTAAAGCAGTTTGGGGATTTAACGGAACAGAAAGACCAGGAGCGGTGTATTTAGCTGCTGCCTTAGCAGGATATTCTCAAAAAGGATTACCAGCATTTGGTATCTATGGTAAAGAAGTTCAGGATGGTGGAGATCAAACCATTCCTCAAGATGTTTCAGAAAAAATTATTCGTTTTGCAAAAGGCGCTTTAGCCGTTGCGCAAATGAAAGGAAAATCCTACTTATCTATAGGATATAGTTCTATGGGTATTGCTGGTTCTATGGTGGATGTAAATTTCTTACAAGACTATTTAGGCGTAAGAGCAGAATTTGTAGAATCTGTAGAGTTGTTAAGACGTATGGATGAAGGGATTTACGATAAAGAAGAATATGCAAAAGCATTAGCTTGGACAAAAGAAAACTGTAAAGAAGGAGAAGATAGAAACAATCCTGAAGCACAAAAAACGCGTGTACAAAAAGATGCTGAGTGGGAAAAAGTTGTGAAAATGACTTTAATCTGTAAAGATTTAATGAATGGAAATCCTAAATTGAAAGAAATGGGATTTGGTGAAGAATCTAAAGGAAGAAATGCCATTATGGGTGGTTTCCAAGGACAACGTCAGTGGACAGATTACCAACCAAATGCAGATTTTACAGAGTCTATTTTAAACTCTTCTTTCGACTGGAACGGAATTCGTCAAGCATATACATTTGCAACAGAAAACGATTGTTTAAATGCAATTTCTATGTTATTTGGTCATTTATTGACTAATAAAGCACAGTTATTCTCTGATGTAAGAACATATTGGAGTCCAGAATCTGTAGAAAGAGTTACTGGTAAAAAATTAACAGGATTGGCAGAAAACGGAATTATTCACTTAATTAATTCTGGTTCTACAACTTTAGATGCAACAGCACAACAACAAGATGCTGATGGAAATGCAACAATGAAAGCATTCTGGGATATTACTAAAGACGATGTTCAAAGATGTTTAGACAATACAAAATGGCCACCAGCTACTGTAGAATACTTTAGAGGAGGAGGATTCTCTTCTAATTTCTTAACGAAAGCAGAAATGCCACTAACAATGTGTAGACTTAACTTAATTAAAGGAATTGGACCTGTTTTACAAATTGTAGAAGGTTGGAGTGTTGAGTTACCAGAAGATGTACACACCATTTTAAACGAAAGAACAGATCCAACATGGCCAACAACTTGGTTTGTACCAAGAACCACAGGTACAGGTTTCTTTAAAGATGTGTATACAGTAATGGCTAAATGGGGTGCAAATCACGGAGCAATTTCTCACGGACATATTGGAGCAGATTTAATCTCATTAGCTGCTATGTTACGTATACCAGTAAATATGCACAATGTTTCTGAAGATGATGTTTTCCGTCCAAGTGCATGGTCTGCTTTTGGTGAAAACCTAGAAGGAGCAGATTATAGAGCATGTGATAATTATGGTCCGTTATACGGATTTAAAGAATAA
- a CDS encoding 50S ribosomal protein L25/general stress protein Ctc — MKSISIKGSKRESVGKVATKALRNAGMVPCVIYGGKTPIHFSAEEKAFKNLVYTPNVYTASIDVDGQKIAAILQDIQFHPVTDKILHVDFYQLFDDKEITMSIPVQLEGTSPGVLNGGSLRFTNRKLRVKALPANLPDFVVANISKLKIGNKLFVTSLFNDDYTFMHPDNTVVVQVRTSRNATVGADEDEQEEAAEATAE; from the coding sequence ATGAAATCAATTTCGATTAAAGGATCAAAAAGAGAAAGCGTAGGTAAAGTAGCAACTAAAGCCTTACGTAATGCTGGTATGGTTCCTTGCGTTATATACGGAGGAAAAACACCAATACATTTTTCAGCAGAAGAAAAAGCGTTTAAAAACTTGGTTTACACTCCAAATGTATATACAGCAAGTATAGACGTTGATGGCCAAAAAATAGCTGCAATTTTACAAGATATTCAGTTTCATCCAGTAACAGATAAAATCTTGCATGTAGATTTTTATCAATTATTTGATGATAAAGAGATTACAATGAGTATTCCAGTACAATTAGAAGGTACTTCTCCTGGAGTTTTAAATGGAGGGTCTTTACGTTTTACAAACCGTAAATTAAGAGTAAAAGCATTACCTGCTAATTTGCCTGATTTTGTAGTAGCAAATATTTCTAAATTAAAAATTGGAAATAAATTATTTGTTACGTCATTATTTAATGATGATTATACTTTTATGCATCCAGATAATACTGTTGTAGTGCAAGTGAGAACTTCTCGTAATGCAACTGTAGGAGCTGATGAAGATGAACAAGAGGAAGCTGCTGAGGCGACTGCAGAATAA
- a CDS encoding DUF2200 domain-containing protein, whose product MKVTAKKNEQVANMIFGTIYPLYLNRLIKNGRTKEELNKVIEWLTGYNEDKLQALIDEKVTYRTFFEKATLHKNINLIKGVVCGYRIEEIEDEFKLYKQCRQMEKLIDELAKGRKMDKILRS is encoded by the coding sequence ATGAAAGTTACTGCTAAAAAAAATGAACAAGTTGCTAATATGATATTCGGAACTATTTATCCACTTTATTTAAATAGATTGATAAAAAATGGTAGAACCAAAGAAGAACTAAATAAAGTTATAGAATGGTTAACGGGTTATAACGAAGATAAATTACAAGCTCTTATCGATGAAAAAGTAACTTATAGAACTTTTTTTGAAAAAGCAACATTACATAAAAATATAAATTTAATTAAAGGCGTTGTTTGTGGTTACCGTATTGAAGAAATAGAAGATGAGTTTAAATTGTATAAACAATGTAGACAAATGGAAAAGTTGATTGATGAATTGGCAAAAGGTAGAAAAATGGATAAGATTTTACGTTCTTAA